The following are from one region of the Haemophilus parainfluenzae genome:
- a CDS encoding VOC family protein: MSNLMEKSTALYQELPLFQENIQQLAAVMKVNLADYQIDHLALRANTEEKAKNWLTELLKCGRILSDNIVNGRPIYLIELDEPVDFIGQPVDVIELPFPKNKQYPQETWEHIEIVMPFLSHESVEDWVNRICNTFLWKELTQLTMKVSEPKAEGEQLPNPSIAVSFVDKTENHVCIKVHPYTIKKILEV, encoded by the coding sequence ATGTCAAATTTAATGGAAAAATCGACCGCACTTTATCAAGAGTTGCCTTTATTTCAGGAAAATATTCAGCAATTAGCTGCCGTCATGAAAGTGAACTTAGCGGATTATCAAATTGATCATTTAGCTTTAAGAGCAAATACTGAAGAAAAAGCAAAAAATTGGCTGACAGAGTTATTAAAGTGCGGTAGAATTTTAAGCGATAATATCGTCAATGGGCGTCCTATCTATTTGATTGAATTAGATGAGCCAGTTGATTTTATTGGTCAGCCTGTCGATGTTATTGAATTACCGTTTCCTAAAAATAAACAATATCCCCAAGAAACTTGGGAACATATTGAAATTGTAATGCCGTTTTTATCTCATGAATCTGTTGAGGATTGGGTTAATCGAATTTGCAATACATTTTTATGGAAGGAACTAACTCAATTAACCATGAAGGTGAGCGAACCTAAAGCGGAAGGGGAGCAATTGCCCAATCCATCCATTGCAGTGAGTTTTGTTGATAAAACAGAAAATCACGTTTGCATAAAGGTTCATCCTTATACAATAAAGAAAATACTCGAGGTTTAG
- the prmB gene encoding 50S ribosomal protein L3 N(5)-glutamine methyltransferase, whose product METLHNQELVATILEDNVANELTTIQDFLRWTYSTFNRSDIYYGQGHDNAWDESLQLVLAGLQLPLDLPQDLFNSKLTHSEKETLVQLVLSRIEQRVPVAYLTNSAWFCGLEFYVDERTIIPRSPISALIQDKFAPLLKSEPKRILDLCTGSGCIAIATAEAFPEAEVDAVDLSVDALNVAEINIARHQLEHRVFPIQSDLFQNLFGQQYDLIVTNPPYVDEEDLADMPEEFHYEPELALGSGVDGLEITKQILKQAPDYLTPNGMLVCEVGNSMVSLIEQYPDVPFEWVELKNGGLGVFAISREDLVKYHDSF is encoded by the coding sequence ATGGAAACCTTACACAATCAAGAACTTGTTGCGACAATTTTAGAAGATAATGTGGCAAATGAATTAACGACCATTCAAGATTTTTTACGCTGGACATACAGCACGTTCAACCGTTCTGATATTTACTACGGGCAAGGCCATGACAATGCGTGGGATGAAAGCCTTCAATTAGTGCTTGCAGGACTTCAATTACCGCTCGATTTACCGCAAGATTTATTTAACAGTAAACTGACTCATTCTGAAAAAGAGACTTTAGTACAATTAGTTTTAAGTCGTATTGAACAACGTGTGCCAGTCGCTTATTTAACGAATAGTGCGTGGTTCTGCGGATTAGAGTTTTATGTGGATGAGCGTACGATTATTCCTCGCTCGCCAATTAGTGCATTAATCCAAGATAAATTTGCTCCGCTTTTAAAATCTGAACCAAAACGTATTTTAGATCTTTGTACTGGTAGTGGTTGTATCGCAATCGCGACTGCTGAAGCCTTTCCTGAAGCGGAAGTGGATGCGGTCGATCTTTCTGTGGATGCGTTAAATGTGGCAGAGATCAATATTGCTCGCCACCAATTAGAACACCGTGTTTTCCCGATTCAATCAGATTTATTCCAAAATCTCTTCGGTCAGCAATATGATTTAATCGTGACCAACCCACCTTATGTGGATGAAGAAGACTTAGCGGATATGCCGGAAGAATTTCATTATGAGCCAGAGTTGGCTTTAGGTTCCGGTGTTGATGGTTTAGAAATTACAAAACAAATTTTAAAACAAGCACCAGATTATTTAACACCAAATGGCATGCTCGTTTGCGAAGTGGGTAACAGCATGGTGAGCCTTATCGAGCAATACCCAGATGTGCCATTTGAATGGGTTGAACTAAAAAATGGTGGCCTGGGTGTATTTGCCATTAGCCGCGAAGATTTAGTGAAATATCACGATTCTTTTTAA
- a CDS encoding MFS transporter — protein sequence MNLQKLLLTRRFFSTLAFFSMQTVFFIYLQGKGLSNSEIAFSLSLLFFCNQALAILAGIWGDRFGLAKMMLLGCFLDVIAYIFFLSADNYILLLIATTCFGLGSCLFGTNAKACLLVLAGEEYKEKTRLQGKYLKVTSMSSMFAPLLVIPFIKYNHIEWLIWVCFLMEAILFALMVKPFYQIQTLQTLVKFRFAQIKEIITKEFLLVHLMLFIPLSIATSFFVIFPFLFDNKLGMPEHSPIALFVNGLLTVSLQSYFSRKINLTIKQTLWVAPILAIGIILPWFITLKYISVISAYIYLVIFTVIEVYALTAMANLLVKFDNGTNRGFIFGSSRLLLSIATVIVMNLVPHLFLL from the coding sequence ATGAATTTACAAAAACTTTTACTGACTCGTCGTTTCTTTTCTACCCTTGCATTCTTTTCCATGCAAACGGTATTTTTCATCTATTTACAAGGAAAAGGATTAAGCAACAGTGAAATTGCCTTTTCGCTCTCGTTGCTTTTTTTCTGCAATCAAGCATTGGCTATTTTAGCTGGCATTTGGGGCGATCGTTTTGGACTGGCCAAAATGATGTTGCTCGGGTGCTTTTTAGATGTCATCGCCTACATTTTCTTTCTCTCTGCAGATAATTATATTCTGCTTTTAATTGCCACCACCTGTTTTGGCTTAGGTAGCTGTTTGTTTGGTACTAATGCGAAAGCCTGCCTATTGGTACTCGCAGGTGAAGAATACAAAGAGAAAACCCGGTTACAGGGAAAATATTTGAAAGTCACTTCCATGTCTTCTATGTTTGCGCCTTTGTTGGTGATTCCATTTATCAAATACAATCATATTGAATGGTTGATTTGGGTCTGCTTTCTCATGGAAGCGATTCTCTTTGCCTTAATGGTTAAACCGTTTTATCAAATCCAAACTTTGCAAACCTTAGTGAAATTTCGCTTTGCCCAAATTAAAGAAATCATCACTAAAGAATTTTTATTAGTGCATTTGATGTTGTTTATTCCCCTTTCCATTGCAACATCATTCTTTGTGATCTTCCCGTTCCTATTTGATAACAAATTAGGCATGCCGGAACACTCCCCCATTGCACTTTTTGTGAATGGTTTACTGACAGTGTCATTACAAAGTTATTTTTCTCGAAAAATTAATTTAACGATTAAACAAACCCTATGGGTGGCACCAATCTTGGCTATTGGTATTATCCTGCCTTGGTTTATTACGTTGAAATATATTTCTGTAATTTCCGCTTATATTTACTTGGTCATTTTCACGGTGATTGAAGTCTATGCTTTAACCGCAATGGCAAATTTATTAGTAAAATTTGATAATGGTACAAACCGAGGGTTTATCTTTGGCTCATCACGATTATTGCTTTCTATCGCAACAGTTATCGTCATGAACTTAGTGCCACATTTGTTTTTATTGTAA
- the dapD gene encoding 2,3,4,5-tetrahydropyridine-2,6-dicarboxylate N-succinyltransferase, producing MSNLQQVIEAAFEKRAEITPKTVDAQTRAAIEEVIEGLDSGKYRVAEKIDGEWVTHQWLKKAVLLSFRINDNQIIDGAETKYYDKVALKFADYTEERFAQEGFRVVPSATVRKGAYISKNCVLMPSYVNIGAYVGEGTMVDTWATVGSCAQIGKNVHLSGGVGIGGVLEPLQANPTIIGDNCFIGARSEVVEGVIVEDGCVISMGVFIGQSTKIYDRETGEVFYGRVPAGSVVVSGSLPSKCGKYSLYCAVIVKKVDAKTLGKVGINELLRSIEE from the coding sequence ATGTCAAATTTACAACAAGTTATTGAAGCTGCATTTGAAAAACGTGCGGAAATTACCCCTAAAACAGTTGATGCACAAACTCGTGCAGCAATCGAAGAAGTGATCGAAGGATTAGATAGCGGTAAATACCGTGTTGCAGAAAAGATTGATGGTGAATGGGTGACTCACCAATGGTTGAAAAAAGCAGTATTATTATCTTTCCGTATCAATGATAACCAAATCATTGATGGTGCAGAAACCAAATACTACGACAAAGTAGCATTAAAATTTGCTGACTATACCGAAGAGCGTTTTGCTCAAGAAGGTTTCCGTGTCGTACCTTCTGCAACCGTACGTAAAGGCGCATACATTTCTAAAAATTGTGTATTAATGCCATCTTATGTCAATATCGGTGCATACGTGGGTGAAGGTACCATGGTTGATACATGGGCAACGGTTGGTTCATGTGCACAAATTGGTAAAAATGTTCACTTATCTGGTGGTGTGGGTATCGGTGGTGTATTAGAGCCATTACAAGCGAACCCAACCATTATCGGTGATAACTGTTTTATCGGTGCGCGTTCTGAAGTGGTTGAAGGCGTGATTGTTGAAGATGGTTGTGTGATCTCTATGGGCGTATTCATCGGTCAATCAACTAAAATCTATGATCGTGAAACGGGTGAAGTGTTCTATGGTCGTGTACCTGCTGGTTCTGTAGTAGTTTCTGGTAGCCTCCCATCAAAATGTGGTAAATACAGCTTATACTGTGCAGTGATCGTGAAAAAAGTTGATGCAAAAACTTTAGGTAAAGTAGGTATCAACGAGTTATTACGTTCTATTGAAGAGTAA
- the argS gene encoding arginine--tRNA ligase, protein MNIQSILSDKIKQAMIAAGADEQCDALIRQSGKPQFGDYQANGIMAAAKKLGLNPREFAQKVLDHADLSGVAEKTEIAGPGFINIFLNPTWLADNVSAALKDQNLGVNANEKQTIVIDYSSPNVAKEMHVGHLRSTIIGDAVVRTLEFLGHNVIRANHVGDWGTQFGMLIAYLEKMENEHASEMELQDLEAFYREAKKHYDEDEAFAEKARNYVVKLQGGDEYCRTMWKKLVDITMQQNQRNYDRLNVTLTEKDVMGESLYNPMLPAIVEDLKKQGLAVEDEGALVVYLDEFKNKEGEPMGVIVQKKDGGFLYTTTDIAAAKYRYETLKADRALVFSDTRQSQHMQQAWLITRKAGYVPDSFSLEHKNFGMMLGKDGKPFKTRTGGTVKLADLLDEAIERATVLINEKNTNLSDEEKTAVIEAVGIGSVKYADLSKNRTTDYVFDWDNMLSFEGNTAPYMQYAYTRIRSIFNKANMNPTALAEAKIQLSDEKERALAIKLLQFEEAVQTVGKEGTPHVLCAYLYELAGVFSSFYEHCPILNAEDENVKLSRLKLASLTEKTLKQGLALLGIKTIEKM, encoded by the coding sequence GTGAATATTCAATCTATTTTATCCGATAAAATTAAACAAGCGATGATTGCTGCTGGCGCAGATGAACAATGTGATGCGCTTATTCGCCAATCAGGTAAACCACAATTTGGCGATTACCAAGCAAACGGCATCATGGCTGCTGCTAAAAAACTAGGTTTAAATCCACGTGAATTTGCACAAAAAGTATTAGATCATGCGGATCTTTCTGGTGTCGCAGAAAAAACTGAAATTGCTGGTCCAGGTTTTATTAATATTTTCTTAAATCCTACTTGGTTAGCGGATAACGTTTCTGCAGCATTAAAAGATCAAAATCTTGGTGTCAACGCAAATGAAAAACAAACCATCGTGATTGATTATTCTTCACCAAACGTTGCGAAAGAAATGCACGTAGGTCACTTACGTTCTACCATCATCGGTGATGCCGTTGTTCGTACCCTTGAATTTTTAGGCCACAACGTTATTCGTGCGAATCACGTGGGTGACTGGGGTACCCAATTCGGTATGCTCATTGCTTATCTTGAAAAAATGGAAAATGAACATGCGAGCGAGATGGAGCTTCAAGATCTTGAAGCATTCTATCGCGAAGCGAAAAAACATTATGATGAAGATGAAGCTTTCGCTGAAAAAGCCCGTAACTATGTGGTGAAATTGCAAGGTGGAGATGAATATTGCCGTACAATGTGGAAAAAATTAGTCGATATCACCATGCAACAAAACCAACGTAACTACGATCGTTTGAATGTCACATTGACTGAAAAAGATGTGATGGGTGAAAGTCTTTATAACCCGATGTTACCTGCTATCGTTGAAGATCTGAAAAAACAAGGTTTAGCAGTTGAAGATGAAGGTGCATTGGTCGTTTATCTTGATGAATTCAAAAACAAAGAAGGCGAACCGATGGGCGTTATCGTTCAGAAGAAAGATGGCGGTTTCCTTTATACCACTACCGATATTGCGGCGGCGAAATACCGTTATGAAACCTTAAAAGCGGATCGCGCATTAGTATTCTCTGATACACGTCAAAGCCAACACATGCAACAAGCGTGGTTAATTACGCGTAAAGCCGGTTATGTACCAGATAGCTTCTCACTTGAACATAAAAACTTCGGTATGATGTTGGGTAAAGATGGTAAACCATTCAAAACTCGTACTGGCGGCACCGTAAAATTAGCAGATTTATTAGACGAAGCGATTGAGCGTGCCACTGTATTAATCAACGAGAAAAATACCAATTTATCTGATGAAGAAAAAACTGCGGTTATTGAAGCAGTAGGTATTGGCTCGGTGAAATATGCGGATCTTTCCAAAAACCGCACAACTGACTATGTGTTCGATTGGGATAATATGCTCAGTTTTGAAGGTAATACCGCGCCTTATATGCAATATGCTTATACGCGTATTCGTTCAATTTTCAATAAAGCAAACATGAATCCAACCGCTCTTGCAGAAGCGAAAATTCAGCTTTCAGATGAAAAAGAACGTGCATTAGCGATCAAATTGCTTCAATTTGAAGAAGCGGTTCAAACGGTGGGAAAAGAAGGGACACCGCATGTGCTCTGTGCTTATTTATATGAGTTGGCGGGTGTATTCTCTTCATTCTATGAACACTGCCCAATCTTAAATGCAGAAGATGAAAACGTAAAATTAAGCCGTTTAAAACTCGCTTCTCTTACAGAGAAAACCTTAAAACAAGGTTTAGCGTTATTAGGCATTAAGACAATCGAAAAAATGTAA
- the smrB gene encoding endonuclease SmrB codes for MTEPDDFDLFRAETKGIKPIKQDTFVAPRQKSSQKKSPLRDIREKEDTLFYFSDEYEPLLNEHDGVIKYLREGEDSHLLKQLRRGDFSPELFLDLHGLTREQAKMELAALLLACEDEHVYCASIMTGYGTFTLKKQIPRWLVQHPKVRALHQAPKEWGGEAAILILVDV; via the coding sequence ATGACAGAACCAGATGATTTTGATCTTTTTCGGGCAGAAACAAAAGGGATCAAACCTATTAAGCAAGATACCTTTGTGGCACCTCGTCAAAAGAGCAGTCAAAAAAAATCCCCTTTACGTGATATTCGAGAAAAAGAGGATACGCTTTTCTATTTTTCTGATGAGTATGAACCATTGCTAAATGAACATGATGGTGTCATCAAATATTTACGCGAAGGGGAAGATAGCCATTTATTAAAACAACTTCGTCGTGGTGATTTTTCACCTGAATTATTTTTGGATTTACATGGTTTAACCCGTGAACAAGCCAAAATGGAATTGGCAGCACTGTTGTTAGCTTGTGAAGATGAGCATGTTTATTGCGCGAGCATCATGACCGGCTATGGCACGTTTACGTTGAAAAAACAAATTCCACGTTGGTTAGTTCAGCATCCTAAAGTCCGAGCGTTACACCAAGCACCTAAAGAATGGGGTGGAGAAGCGGCGATACTCATTTTAGTGGATGTATAA
- the metG gene encoding methionine--tRNA ligase produces the protein MTTQPRKILVTCALPYANGAIHLGHMLEHIQADIWVRFQRMRGNKIYFVCADDAHGTPIMLNADKLGITPEELIAKAKADHVRDFAGFNISFDNYHSTHSEENKQLTADIYNKLKAKGFIKTKVISQLFDPEKNMFLPDRFVKGTCPKCKAEDQYGDNCEVCASTYSPMDLINPHSAVSGATPIIKESEHFFFDLPAFEGMLKEWTRSGSLQPEIANKMQEWFESGLQQWDISRDAPYFGFEIPGAKDKFFYVWLDAPIGYMASFKNLCDREGIDFNEFWGENSDAELYHFIGKDIVYFHSLFWPAMLEGSEFRKPTNVFAHGYVTVDGAKMSKSRGTFIQASTYLNHIDPECLRYYYAAKLNDRIEDLDFNLEDFVQRVNTDIVNKLVNLASRNAGFITKRFEGKLADKLEDEALFAEFTAQAEQIAAYYESREYNKAIREIMALTDKANKYIDEKAPWVIAKEESKEAELQAVCSMGIELFRVLMSYLKPVLPKLAERAEAFLQTELTWDNIAQPLLGHQLTPFKALFSRLEKKQIDAVVEETKALFAETNKATEKTAAKPTALSNIEPIADTITIDDFAKIDMRVAKVLKCEAVPESNKLLRFELDLGDHTRQVFSGIKAAYSKPEELEGRFVIVVANLAPRKMKFGVSEGMILSAGTGGSDLFLLSADSGVTAGMQVK, from the coding sequence ATGACAACTCAACCTCGTAAAATTTTAGTCACATGTGCATTACCTTATGCAAATGGTGCCATTCATTTAGGCCATATGTTAGAACACATTCAAGCGGATATTTGGGTGCGTTTCCAACGTATGCGTGGTAATAAAATTTATTTTGTGTGTGCTGATGATGCACATGGCACACCAATTATGCTTAATGCTGATAAATTAGGTATCACACCAGAAGAATTAATCGCAAAAGCAAAAGCCGATCACGTACGTGATTTTGCAGGTTTTAATATCAGTTTTGATAACTATCACTCTACTCACAGTGAAGAAAATAAACAACTCACCGCTGATATTTACAATAAATTAAAAGCAAAAGGCTTCATTAAAACAAAAGTCATTTCTCAGTTATTCGATCCTGAAAAGAACATGTTCTTACCGGATCGTTTCGTCAAAGGGACTTGCCCAAAATGTAAAGCTGAAGATCAATATGGTGATAACTGCGAAGTTTGTGCTTCGACTTATAGCCCGATGGATTTAATTAATCCTCATTCAGCTGTATCTGGTGCAACACCAATCATCAAAGAATCTGAACATTTCTTCTTTGACTTACCCGCTTTTGAAGGCATGTTAAAAGAATGGACACGCTCAGGCTCACTTCAGCCTGAAATTGCAAACAAAATGCAAGAATGGTTTGAAAGTGGTTTACAACAATGGGATATTTCTCGTGATGCCCCTTATTTTGGTTTTGAAATCCCAGGCGCAAAAGATAAATTCTTCTATGTTTGGTTGGATGCGCCAATTGGCTACATGGCTTCTTTTAAAAATCTCTGCGATCGTGAAGGCATTGATTTTAATGAATTCTGGGGCGAAAACAGCGATGCAGAACTTTATCACTTTATTGGTAAAGATATCGTGTATTTCCACAGTCTATTCTGGCCAGCGATGTTAGAAGGGAGCGAATTCCGCAAACCAACCAATGTGTTTGCTCACGGTTATGTCACCGTAGATGGTGCAAAAATGTCAAAATCACGCGGTACATTTATCCAAGCTAGCACCTATTTAAATCACATTGATCCGGAATGTTTGCGTTACTACTACGCAGCAAAATTAAACGATCGTATCGAAGATCTCGATTTCAATTTGGAAGATTTCGTTCAACGAGTCAATACAGATATCGTTAATAAATTAGTCAATTTAGCGTCTCGTAATGCGGGCTTTATCACAAAACGTTTTGAAGGCAAATTAGCAGATAAATTAGAAGACGAAGCGCTTTTTGCTGAATTTACTGCACAAGCTGAACAAATCGCTGCTTATTATGAAAGCCGCGAATACAATAAAGCGATTCGTGAAATCATGGCATTAACCGATAAAGCCAATAAATATATTGATGAAAAAGCCCCTTGGGTCATTGCAAAAGAAGAAAGCAAAGAGGCTGAATTACAAGCAGTTTGCTCAATGGGTATCGAGCTTTTCCGTGTATTAATGTCTTACTTAAAACCGGTTCTTCCGAAACTGGCTGAACGTGCAGAAGCCTTCTTACAAACAGAACTAACATGGGATAATATTGCACAGCCATTATTGGGTCATCAGCTTACCCCATTTAAAGCCCTTTTCTCGCGTTTAGAGAAAAAACAAATTGATGCTGTCGTGGAAGAAACTAAAGCACTGTTTGCTGAGACAAATAAAGCGACAGAAAAAACTGCGGCAAAACCAACCGCACTTTCAAACATCGAACCCATTGCTGACACCATTACCATTGACGATTTTGCTAAAATCGATATGCGTGTGGCAAAAGTGCTGAAATGCGAAGCCGTACCAGAATCAAATAAACTCTTACGTTTTGAATTAGATTTAGGTGACCATACTCGTCAAGTGTTCTCAGGCATTAAAGCGGCTTATAGCAAACCTGAAGAATTAGAAGGTCGTTTTGTTATTGTGGTTGCGAACCTGGCACCACGCAAAATGAAATTCGGTGTATCAGAAGGAATGATTCTCTCCGCTGGTACTGGTGGAAGTGATTTATTCTTACTTTCTGCTGATAGCGGTGTCACTGCAGGTATGCAAGTAAAATAA
- a CDS encoding glycine zipper 2TM domain-containing protein: MKKVTVALALMMSIGLTGCANTDIFSGDVYEAGQAKEARSISYGTIVSVRPVKIQADNPGVIGTVGGGALGGIAGSTIGGGTGQAIATAVGAIGGAIIGSKAEEKMSQVNGAELVIRKDNREEIVVVQKADPSFKAGRRVRIVGGSSLNVSVIN, encoded by the coding sequence ATGAAAAAAGTAACAGTAGCATTAGCACTTATGATGTCTATCGGCTTAACCGGTTGTGCAAACACTGATATTTTTAGCGGTGATGTGTATGAAGCTGGACAAGCAAAAGAAGCGCGTTCAATTAGCTATGGTACTATTGTTTCTGTTCGTCCTGTTAAAATCCAAGCGGATAATCCAGGTGTAATCGGTACAGTTGGTGGTGGTGCTTTAGGTGGTATCGCTGGTAGTACAATTGGCGGTGGTACTGGACAAGCAATTGCAACTGCAGTAGGTGCAATTGGTGGGGCGATTATTGGTAGCAAAGCTGAAGAGAAAATGAGCCAAGTTAATGGTGCAGAGCTTGTTATCAGAAAAGATAATAGAGAAGAGATCGTTGTGGTTCAAAAAGCAGATCCTAGCTTTAAAGCAGGTCGTCGCGTAAGAATCGTTGGCGGTTCATCATTAAATGTTTCTGTTATCAACTAA
- the apbC gene encoding iron-sulfur cluster carrier protein ApbC yields MATAFSENLTAEQQAQVLQLFQQFQHPSLQKDLIALNTLKKVEKGGDVLRIELQLPFAWNTGVEQVKQQLSDALLKATDSKEIKWVVNYQIATLKRANNQPAVKGVKNIIAVTSGKGGVGKSSVSVNLALALQAQGARVGILDADIYGPSIPHMLGAPHQRPTSPDNQHITPIKAYGLSANSIGFLMDEDNATIWRGPMASSALSQLLNETLWDSLDYLVIDMPPGTGDIQLTLSQQIPVTGAVVVTTPQDIALLDAVKGVSMFERVSVPVLGIVENMSMHICSNCGHHEAIFGTGGAEKMAQKYNVKVLGQLPLNIQVRQDLDAGKPTVVAAPDSEITKSFLDLAEKVSTELYWQGSVIPSEILFREVK; encoded by the coding sequence ATGGCAACTGCTTTTTCTGAAAATTTAACAGCAGAACAACAAGCTCAGGTTCTGCAACTTTTCCAACAATTTCAACACCCAAGTTTGCAAAAAGATTTAATCGCATTAAATACTTTGAAGAAAGTCGAAAAAGGTGGCGATGTATTGCGTATTGAATTACAACTGCCTTTTGCATGGAACACTGGCGTGGAGCAAGTGAAACAACAGCTTTCTGATGCATTATTAAAAGCAACGGATAGCAAAGAAATCAAATGGGTAGTGAATTATCAAATCGCAACGTTAAAACGTGCGAATAATCAACCCGCTGTAAAAGGTGTGAAGAACATCATTGCAGTGACTTCAGGTAAAGGCGGGGTAGGGAAATCCTCCGTTTCGGTTAACCTTGCCCTTGCTTTACAAGCTCAAGGTGCTCGCGTAGGGATCTTAGATGCAGATATTTATGGTCCATCTATTCCGCATATGTTAGGTGCACCACATCAACGTCCAACTTCACCGGATAACCAACATATCACCCCAATTAAAGCATATGGTTTATCTGCAAACTCGATTGGTTTCTTAATGGATGAAGATAATGCAACGATTTGGCGTGGTCCAATGGCAAGTAGTGCATTAAGCCAACTTTTAAATGAAACCTTATGGGATAGCTTGGATTACTTAGTGATCGATATGCCTCCGGGTACAGGTGATATCCAATTAACCCTTTCACAACAAATTCCTGTAACAGGAGCTGTAGTGGTTACCACGCCACAAGATATTGCGTTATTAGATGCCGTGAAAGGTGTATCGATGTTTGAACGTGTGTCTGTACCCGTGTTAGGTATTGTGGAAAATATGTCTATGCATATTTGTAGCAATTGTGGACACCACGAAGCAATTTTCGGTACTGGTGGTGCAGAAAAAATGGCACAAAAATACAATGTGAAAGTATTAGGTCAGTTACCGTTGAATATCCAAGTTCGTCAAGATTTGGATGCGGGTAAACCAACCGTAGTTGCCGCACCAGACAGTGAAATTACGAAATCTTTCTTAGATTTAGCAGAGAAAGTGTCAACTGAGCTTTACTGGCAAGGTTCTGTGATTCCAAGCGAGATTTTATTCCGCGAAGTGAAATAA
- the tehB gene encoding SAM-dependent methyltransferase TehB — translation MTNELICYKQMPVWTKDKLPKMFQEKHNTKVSTWGKLTVLKGKLKFYELTEDGDVIAEHIFTPESNIPFVEPQAWHRVEALSDDLECTLGFYCKKEDYFSKKYNMTATHGDVVDAAKIIKPCKVLDLGCGQGRNSLYLSLKGYDVTSWDHNENSIAFLNETKDKENLNIKTAVYDINTANIQENYDFIVSTVVFMFLNRERIPAIIKNMQEHTNPGGYNLIVAAMSTPEVPCPLPFSFTFSEGELKEYYKDWEFLEYNENMGELHKTDENGNRIKLKFATILARKK, via the coding sequence ATGACAAACGAACTTATCTGTTATAAACAAATGCCAGTTTGGACAAAAGATAAATTACCTAAAATGTTCCAAGAAAAGCACAATACTAAAGTGAGCACTTGGGGCAAACTTACGGTGCTAAAAGGTAAACTTAAGTTTTATGAGCTAACTGAAGATGGTGATGTTATTGCTGAACATATTTTCACGCCTGAAAGTAATATTCCGTTCGTCGAGCCACAAGCCTGGCACCGAGTTGAAGCCCTTTCTGATGACTTAGAATGTACACTTGGTTTCTACTGTAAAAAAGAAGATTACTTCAGTAAAAAATACAATATGACGGCAACGCACGGTGATGTGGTTGATGCAGCTAAAATTATCAAACCTTGTAAGGTGTTAGATTTAGGCTGCGGACAAGGTCGTAACTCCCTTTATTTAAGTTTAAAAGGCTACGATGTGACCTCTTGGGATCATAACGAAAACAGCATTGCCTTCTTAAACGAAACCAAAGATAAAGAAAACTTGAATATTAAAACGGCTGTGTATGATATTAACACGGCTAATATTCAAGAAAACTACGACTTTATTGTATCTACCGTGGTATTTATGTTCTTAAATCGTGAGCGAATTCCTGCCATTATTAAGAATATGCAAGAACACACCAACCCAGGCGGTTATAATTTAATTGTAGCCGCGATGTCTACGCCTGAAGTACCTTGTCCACTTCCTTTCTCATTTACATTCTCTGAAGGTGAATTGAAAGAATATTATAAAGATTGGGAATTCTTAGAATATAACGAAAATATGGGCGAATTACATAAAACCGACGAAAACGGCAATCGCATCAAATTAAAATTTGCGACAATATTAGCAAGAAAAAAATAA